From the genome of Rhinatrema bivittatum chromosome 18, aRhiBiv1.1, whole genome shotgun sequence, one region includes:
- the FABP6 gene encoding gastrotropin isoform X2, which yields MCIMSFTGKYEVESQENYDTFMTAIGLPKDVIEKGRTFTFVTEVVQNGNEFTWSQIYPGHTMTNKFIIDQECEMETMAGKKFKATVHMDGGKVVVDFPKYHHSSEIVGNKLVETSVAGGITFKRISKKIA from the exons ATGTG CATCATGTCTTTCACCGGCAAATATGAAGTGGAAAGCCAGGAGAACTACGATACGTTCATGACTGCGATTG GCCTCCCCAAGGATGTCATCGAGAAAGGGAGGACATTCACGTTCGTCACCGAGGTTGTGCAGAACGGCAACGAATTCACATGGTCTCAAATATATCCCGGCCACACCATGACAAACAAATTCATTATTGATCAAGAATGCGagatggagacaatggctgggaAAAAGTTCAAG GCAACTGTGCATATGGATGGTGGGAAAGTGGTTGTGGATTTTCCAAAATATCATCATAGTTCTGAGATTGTTGGGAACAAACTAGTGGAG ACGTCAGTGGCTGGcgggataactttcaaaagaaTCAGCAAAAAAATTGCCTAA
- the FABP6 gene encoding gastrotropin isoform X1, translated as MCLTDCHVCSIMSFTGKYEVESQENYDTFMTAIGLPKDVIEKGRTFTFVTEVVQNGNEFTWSQIYPGHTMTNKFIIDQECEMETMAGKKFKATVHMDGGKVVVDFPKYHHSSEIVGNKLVETSVAGGITFKRISKKIA; from the exons ATGTG CCTGACAGATTGCCACGTCTGCAGCATCATGTCTTTCACCGGCAAATATGAAGTGGAAAGCCAGGAGAACTACGATACGTTCATGACTGCGATTG GCCTCCCCAAGGATGTCATCGAGAAAGGGAGGACATTCACGTTCGTCACCGAGGTTGTGCAGAACGGCAACGAATTCACATGGTCTCAAATATATCCCGGCCACACCATGACAAACAAATTCATTATTGATCAAGAATGCGagatggagacaatggctgggaAAAAGTTCAAG GCAACTGTGCATATGGATGGTGGGAAAGTGGTTGTGGATTTTCCAAAATATCATCATAGTTCTGAGATTGTTGGGAACAAACTAGTGGAG ACGTCAGTGGCTGGcgggataactttcaaaagaaTCAGCAAAAAAATTGCCTAA